A part of Streptococcus porcinus genomic DNA contains:
- a CDS encoding type B 50S ribosomal protein L31 — MRKDIHPDYRPVVFLDTTTGYQFLSGSTKSSNETVEFEGETYPLIRVEISSDSHPFYTGRQKFTQADGRVDRFNKKYGLKDANAAK, encoded by the coding sequence ATGAGAAAAGACATCCATCCAGATTATCGTCCAGTTGTATTTTTAGATACAACTACAGGTTACCAGTTCCTTAGTGGATCTACTAAATCAAGCAACGAAACTGTTGAGTTTGAAGGTGAAACTTATCCACTTATTCGTGTAGAAATTTCATCAGATTCTCACCCATTCTATACAGGACGTCAAAAATTTACACAAGCAGACGGACGTGTCGATCGTTTCAACAAAAAATACGGTCTCAAAGACGCAAACGCAGCAAAATAA
- a CDS encoding PTS sugar transporter subunit IIA produces the protein MKSLILISHGHFCHELKKSTEMIMGPQNTIFSVGLETIEGAEDFRKKLLTIINNIEGDFLIFADLLGGTPCNVATQLLMAGHHFELYAGMNMPMIIAFLNSQMLDQEIDLKRFAQENIHFVNTLLEQNNDEEDEL, from the coding sequence GTGAAAAGTCTTATATTAATTAGTCACGGTCATTTTTGTCATGAGCTGAAAAAATCAACGGAAATGATAATGGGGCCACAAAATACTATTTTTTCGGTTGGTTTAGAGACTATTGAAGGAGCAGAGGATTTTAGAAAAAAATTGTTAACAATCATTAATAATATTGAAGGGGACTTCCTTATTTTTGCAGACTTATTGGGAGGAACTCCTTGCAATGTTGCTACGCAGTTATTGATGGCGGGTCATCATTTTGAACTCTACGCCGGGATGAATATGCCTATGATAATTGCTTTTCTAAATAGTCAAATGTTGGACCAAGAGATTGATTTAAAGAGATTTGCTCAAGAAAATATTCATTTTGTAAATACCTTACTAGAGCAAAATAATGATGAGGAAGATGAATTATAA
- a CDS encoding PTS system mannose/fructose/sorbose family transporter subunit IID, giving the protein MMKSDYKLSKQDFKQINKRSLFTFQWGWNYERMQGSGYLYMILPQLRKLYGDNSPELKEMMVVHTQFFNTSNFFHTIITGIDLALEENEGIQARDAVNGVKTGLMGPFAPIGDSVFVSLIPAIMGSIAAGLAKDGIWSGIIGILMWVSVQMLINVFRWKQLEVAYKEGTKLVTTMRDRLSSLVDAASVMGVFMVGALIATMINFKFTAAPKIGSKVIDIQDLLNTIFPRLLPAIFTGAVFWLLGRKGMTPTKAIFAIIIFAIIMAYFKILGV; this is encoded by the coding sequence ATGATGAAATCTGATTATAAATTAAGTAAGCAAGATTTTAAACAAATTAATAAAAGAAGTTTATTTACTTTCCAATGGGGTTGGAATTATGAACGCATGCAAGGGTCAGGTTATCTCTATATGATTTTGCCACAATTACGCAAGTTATATGGTGATAATAGTCCAGAATTAAAAGAAATGATGGTTGTTCATACACAATTCTTCAATACTTCAAATTTTTTTCATACCATTATTACGGGGATTGATTTGGCACTGGAAGAAAATGAAGGTATCCAAGCTAGAGACGCTGTAAATGGAGTCAAAACTGGCTTAATGGGACCCTTTGCACCAATTGGCGATTCTGTCTTTGTCTCTTTAATCCCAGCAATTATGGGTTCAATTGCAGCTGGTTTAGCAAAAGACGGTATATGGTCAGGGATTATTGGTATTTTGATGTGGGTCAGTGTTCAAATGTTGATTAACGTTTTTCGATGGAAACAGCTGGAAGTTGCTTATAAGGAAGGAACAAAGTTGGTGACAACCATGCGTGACAGGTTATCTTCCTTGGTTGATGCTGCCTCCGTTATGGGGGTCTTCATGGTGGGTGCTTTGATTGCTACCATGATTAATTTTAAATTTACAGCAGCTCCCAAAATCGGTTCGAAAGTAATTGATATTCAAGACTTATTAAATACTATTTTCCCTCGCTTGCTTCCAGCTATTTTTACTGGAGCTGTTTTTTGGCTCCTTGGTAGGAAAGGGATGACACCAACAAAGGCCATATTTGCGATCATCATTTTTGCCATTATTATGGCTTATTTCAAAATATTAGGAGTTTAG
- a CDS encoding PTS mannose/fructose/sorbose/N-acetylgalactosamine transporter subunit IIC, which translates to MIQWWQIFLLTLYSAYQILDELTIVSSAGSPVFAGFIAGLIMGDLKTGLWIGGSLQLMVLGVGTFGGASRIDATSGAVIATAFSVSQGIKPEIAISTIAVPVAALMVYTDILGRFSTTYFAHRIDAHVENHNYKGIERNYLMGALPWALSRALPVFLAVTLGGHFVQALVNGIQQYQWLANGLTLAGKMLPGLGFAILLHYLPVKRNGHYLALGFVLTAMLTTVYTNLQTVSTALTTLSKDFDTSPYKSLPMIGIAIIGACLATLHYKNNQKTPIIEQRVQVSESGEIEDDEI; encoded by the coding sequence ATGATTCAATGGTGGCAAATATTTTTATTAACCTTATACTCAGCATATCAAATTCTTGATGAATTAACGATTGTTTCTTCAGCTGGATCACCAGTATTTGCGGGTTTTATAGCTGGTTTAATAATGGGTGACTTAAAAACAGGACTTTGGATTGGCGGTAGTCTTCAACTGATGGTTCTAGGTGTCGGAACCTTTGGTGGTGCTTCACGAATTGACGCAACTTCGGGTGCGGTTATTGCGACAGCTTTCTCAGTTTCACAGGGAATTAAACCAGAAATTGCAATTTCAACCATTGCAGTGCCAGTAGCCGCGTTAATGGTATATACTGATATTTTAGGTCGCTTTTCAACAACTTATTTTGCACACAGAATAGATGCTCATGTGGAGAATCATAACTACAAAGGAATCGAAAGAAACTATCTAATGGGGGCCCTCCCGTGGGCCTTGTCTAGAGCTTTGCCGGTCTTTTTAGCAGTTACGCTTGGTGGACACTTTGTTCAAGCTTTGGTTAACGGTATTCAACAGTATCAATGGTTAGCTAATGGTTTAACTTTGGCCGGTAAAATGTTACCTGGTCTAGGTTTCGCCATTCTTTTACACTATCTACCAGTAAAACGGAATGGTCACTATTTGGCTTTAGGTTTTGTCTTAACGGCAATGTTAACAACGGTTTATACTAATTTACAAACTGTCAGTACTGCCTTAACGACCCTATCCAAAGATTTTGATACCTCTCCGTATAAAAGTTTACCTATGATTGGAATTGCAATTATTGGGGCCTGCTTAGCAACATTGCATTATAAAAATAATCAAAAAACACCGATAATCGAACAAAGAGTTCAAGTCTCTGAAAGTGGGGAAATTGAAGATGATGAAATCTGA
- a CDS encoding PTS system mannose/fructose/N-acetylgalactosamine-transporter subunit IIB, with amino-acid sequence MTIIATRIDGRLIHGQVANLWTTKLNISRIMVIDNEIVANDLEKTALKLATPAGIKLSILTVEKAASNILAGRYDSQRLLIVAKKPDRFLELINKGVAISDLNVGNMSQSSDTIPLTRSINVLKQDIDDFDAIARTGTRLIAQMVPSDTAIDFMPLLNKVRQESHHN; translated from the coding sequence ATGACAATTATTGCAACACGAATCGATGGACGTTTGATTCATGGTCAAGTCGCTAATTTATGGACAACCAAACTTAATATTTCAAGAATTATGGTGATAGATAACGAGATTGTCGCCAATGATTTAGAAAAAACAGCCTTGAAGTTAGCAACTCCAGCAGGTATTAAATTATCTATATTAACAGTTGAAAAAGCTGCTAGCAACATTTTAGCTGGCCGTTATGATTCTCAACGCTTATTAATTGTAGCTAAGAAACCAGATCGTTTTTTAGAACTTATTAATAAAGGTGTAGCTATTTCTGATCTTAATGTGGGAAATATGTCCCAATCATCTGACACAATACCCCTTACACGCTCAATAAATGTTCTTAAACAAGATATTGATGATTTTGACGCTATTGCTAGAACTGGGACAAGACTAATTGCACAGATGGTACCAAGTGATACAGCTATCGATTTCATGCCTTTACTTAATAAAGTGAGACAGGAATCTCATCATAACTAG
- a CDS encoding GntR family transcriptional regulator: MQAKKPKYQVIKENLYHLIMSKHYKKGDLFFTEAELIKKYKASSITIKRALKELENDGFISRKRGLGTFIKKTSKDKIVHFSYTNNTSNHQEDVHILSLEKGNDPYYLNLLGLHKTEYYYILSRQRWIDKEPYLFQRSFIAHDYIANPEADLSSYASIYQRFFEDFNIQMAEQDFSQKTDLTLDYSNEVAKFLQLDKKQPCVRQLKLTKDKTSHRILEYAEVYKNWKFFQYRINSLHYD; this comes from the coding sequence ATGCAAGCTAAAAAACCAAAATATCAAGTTATTAAAGAAAATCTTTATCACCTCATTATGTCAAAGCATTATAAAAAAGGAGACTTATTTTTTACTGAGGCAGAATTGATCAAAAAATACAAGGCAAGCTCTATAACCATCAAACGGGCTTTAAAAGAACTTGAAAATGATGGCTTCATTAGTCGTAAACGTGGTTTAGGAACTTTTATCAAAAAAACTAGTAAAGATAAAATTGTTCATTTTTCCTACACCAATAACACATCAAACCATCAAGAAGATGTGCATATTTTGAGTTTAGAAAAAGGAAATGATCCTTATTATTTAAATCTTTTAGGCCTTCATAAAACTGAGTATTATTATATTCTGTCACGTCAAAGGTGGATAGATAAAGAGCCTTATCTATTCCAAAGATCTTTTATCGCACACGATTACATTGCTAATCCCGAGGCAGATTTATCTTCTTATGCTTCTATCTATCAACGCTTTTTTGAAGATTTTAACATTCAAATGGCTGAACAAGACTTTTCTCAAAAAACTGATTTAACCCTTGATTATAGCAATGAAGTGGCTAAATTTTTACAATTAGATAAAAAGCAACCGTGTGTCCGTCAACTTAAACTAACCAAAGATAAGACATCACATCGTATTTTGGAATATGCAGAAGTTTATAAAAATTGGAAATTTTTTCAGTACCGCATTAATTCTCTTCACTACGATTGA
- the lacD gene encoding tagatose-bisphosphate aldolase has product MTVISNKKAYLEKVSRDGIISALAFDQRGALKRMMASHQKEEPTTEQIVSLKRLVSEELTPYASSILLDPEYGLPAIEVKDQKAGLLLAYEKTGYDAKTSSRLPDCLEDWSVKGLKAAGADAIRFLLYYDVDGNEAVNHQKKAYIERIGSECQAEDLPFFLEILTYDEKISDNSSIAFAKVKAHKVNEAMRVFSAKRFGIDVLKVEVPLNMAYVEGFTEGPILYSKADAALAFKEQEAASHLPYIYLSAGVSAQLFQETLIFAAQSGATFNGVLCGRATWADVVSVYIKEGEAAARQWLRQEGVKNIESLNDVLAKTASPWTNKV; this is encoded by the coding sequence ATGACAGTTATATCAAATAAAAAAGCCTACTTAGAAAAAGTAAGCCGTGACGGAATTATTTCTGCATTGGCTTTTGATCAACGCGGTGCTCTAAAAAGGATGATGGCAAGCCATCAAAAAGAAGAGCCAACAACTGAGCAAATAGTAAGCTTAAAGCGGCTGGTATCTGAAGAATTAACTCCCTATGCTTCCTCAATTCTCTTAGACCCAGAATATGGGTTACCAGCTATTGAAGTCAAAGACCAAAAAGCAGGTTTGTTACTGGCTTACGAAAAAACAGGCTACGATGCCAAGACAAGTAGTCGCTTACCAGACTGTCTAGAAGACTGGTCAGTGAAAGGTCTTAAAGCAGCTGGTGCAGATGCGATTAGGTTTCTCCTCTATTATGACGTTGATGGCAATGAGGCTGTTAACCACCAAAAGAAAGCTTACATTGAACGCATCGGTTCAGAGTGTCAAGCAGAAGATCTTCCCTTCTTTTTAGAGATTTTGACCTATGATGAAAAGATTAGTGATAATAGCAGTATTGCTTTCGCCAAAGTAAAAGCCCATAAAGTTAATGAAGCCATGAGAGTTTTTTCGGCTAAACGGTTTGGGATTGATGTTTTGAAAGTGGAAGTTCCACTTAATATGGCCTATGTTGAAGGCTTTACAGAAGGTCCCATTCTTTATAGTAAAGCAGACGCGGCCCTAGCTTTTAAAGAACAAGAAGCAGCCAGTCACTTACCGTACATCTACCTTAGTGCAGGAGTGTCAGCTCAGCTATTCCAAGAAACCTTAATATTTGCGGCCCAGTCAGGAGCGACGTTTAACGGTGTTCTTTGTGGTCGTGCTACATGGGCCGATGTTGTTTCAGTCTATATCAAAGAAGGAGAGGCTGCAGCTCGTCAATGGCTAAGACAAGAAGGGGTAAAGAATATTGAATCTCTTAATGACGTTTTAGCTAAGACAGCCAGTCCTTGGACAAATAAAGTATAA
- a CDS encoding SIS domain-containing protein, translating into MFQLTEQELKQLGATITTKEIKQEPDLWDQVYQQFLDKEEKLSSFLNKVIESADTKIKVIFTGAGTSEYVGNSIWSFLQTYGQREQFLFYSIASTDIVSAPHYYLYEEDTVLLVSFARSGNSPESIATVELVNQLVTNCYHLTITCAKEGELAKRARDDKRNFLFLMPPRSNDAGFAMTGSFTCMMLSALLIFDKSHTNEEKLDFISQMRRMAEDIIDRETEINDFMQKPFNRLVYLGSGSLAGLTQEAQLKILELTAGKIATLHDSSMGFRHGPKSFINERTLVFGFINNHPYTRQYDLDILEEIANDQIAQSTIAIGQRKEKNFSGKNFVLNSDFLLPDAYLAFPMIFFAQTVALLASIEVHNLPDTPSESGTVNRVVKGVRIYNYSKE; encoded by the coding sequence ATGTTTCAATTAACTGAGCAGGAACTTAAGCAATTGGGAGCTACCATTACCACTAAAGAAATTAAACAAGAACCTGATTTGTGGGATCAAGTCTATCAGCAATTTTTGGATAAAGAAGAAAAACTTTCTTCTTTTTTAAACAAAGTCATTGAAAGCGCTGACACAAAAATCAAAGTTATTTTTACCGGAGCTGGAACCTCCGAATATGTCGGTAATAGTATTTGGTCATTTTTACAAACCTACGGGCAACGAGAGCAGTTTCTTTTCTACAGTATTGCTTCAACAGACATTGTGTCTGCTCCTCATTATTACCTTTATGAGGAAGATACCGTCTTATTAGTTTCTTTTGCAAGAAGTGGTAATAGTCCTGAAAGTATTGCAACAGTGGAACTAGTCAATCAATTAGTTACTAATTGTTATCATTTAACAATTACCTGTGCAAAGGAGGGAGAGTTAGCCAAAAGAGCTCGAGATGATAAGCGCAATTTCTTATTTTTAATGCCTCCTCGTTCAAACGATGCTGGTTTTGCTATGACAGGAAGTTTTACTTGTATGATGCTATCAGCTTTGTTAATTTTTGATAAGTCTCACACCAATGAGGAAAAATTAGATTTTATCTCACAAATGAGAAGAATGGCTGAAGACATTATTGATAGGGAGACAGAAATTAATGATTTCATGCAGAAACCTTTTAATCGCTTAGTCTATTTAGGTTCGGGATCTTTAGCAGGATTAACACAAGAAGCGCAATTAAAAATATTAGAACTAACAGCTGGCAAAATTGCAACGCTTCATGACTCCTCTATGGGTTTCAGACATGGTCCAAAATCTTTTATTAATGAACGGACACTGGTCTTTGGTTTTATTAATAATCATCCTTACACAAGACAATATGATCTTGATATTTTAGAAGAAATTGCTAATGATCAGATCGCTCAGTCAACCATTGCGATTGGTCAGAGAAAAGAGAAGAATTTCAGTGGTAAAAACTTTGTTCTGAATTCGGACTTTCTCTTGCCTGATGCTTACTTAGCTTTTCCTATGATATTTTTTGCTCAAACAGTTGCGCTACTAGCCTCAATCGAAGTCCATAACTTACCAGATACTCCTTCTGAAAGTGGAACCGTTAACCGTGTTGTTAAAGGTGTGAGAATATACAATTATTCAAAGGAGTAA
- a CDS encoding GntR family transcriptional regulator, which produces MTKNQPLYQKLVDQLEVKIRKDMAPHEKLLSERELSESYSVSRITVRQALKELESRGLIYKVHGRGTYVSKLKGPITDLATTYSFTEQMKKIGKKPKTEIISFEKVAVKDYLEKFLEMDADGEAFELERVRLADGEPMMFERSYLPANLFNDLSKDLLLQKPLYDIFAEGYRQQIRLAEEEFYASIALDYEAQLLGIQKGDPVLHMIRKTYNDKNLLIEHTFSIARADHFKYKIIHQPNQ; this is translated from the coding sequence ATGACGAAAAATCAACCATTATATCAAAAATTAGTCGATCAACTTGAAGTAAAGATTAGAAAAGATATGGCTCCTCATGAGAAGTTGTTGTCAGAAAGAGAGTTGAGTGAAAGCTATTCTGTTAGTCGCATAACTGTTCGGCAAGCTCTGAAGGAGTTAGAATCACGTGGTCTAATTTACAAAGTTCATGGTAGAGGGACCTATGTTTCAAAATTGAAGGGGCCCATAACAGACTTAGCGACTACATATAGCTTTACTGAGCAGATGAAAAAAATAGGAAAGAAACCAAAAACTGAAATCATTTCTTTTGAGAAAGTAGCAGTAAAGGATTATCTAGAAAAGTTTTTAGAAATGGATGCAGACGGTGAAGCTTTTGAGCTAGAACGGGTGAGACTAGCAGATGGTGAGCCAATGATGTTTGAAAGATCCTATCTTCCTGCTAACCTATTCAATGATTTATCAAAAGACTTATTATTACAAAAACCCTTATATGATATTTTTGCAGAAGGTTACCGTCAACAGATTCGACTTGCTGAAGAAGAGTTTTACGCTAGTATCGCTCTTGATTATGAGGCTCAATTATTAGGTATACAAAAAGGTGATCCTGTATTACACATGATACGTAAAACCTATAATGATAAAAATCTTTTAATTGAACACACTTTTTCAATTGCTAGAGCTGACCATTTTAAATATAAAATTATTCATCAACCCAATCAATAA